Sequence from the Montipora foliosa isolate CH-2021 chromosome 12, ASM3666993v2, whole genome shotgun sequence genome:
TGCTAAAAACCTGGATCCACCCCAGTGATCTCGCTTACAATTTGATTTGGCTTGACGAATGAAAGAGTGCAGTATCCATTGATGTATAAACAATATGATTCATGGGCCGTAAGTGTCAATCAAACTTATCATGAAATCAAAGGTCATAATCAGTACTGTCTGGATGTACAGTCCAACAAAACCAATGAATGATTCATTTTCAATATCCTCATGTTGAACTTTCAACTTAGTATCATAGAACATTGTTGTGAACATTTCCAGGTGATGACTTGGAGAGTGACATGGCTGCAATAGGCAAAGATCCTGTTACTAAAGAATGGTGGAAGGAGTGTGAGCCTTGCCAGGAATCACTGGAGTGGACTGGACCGCCTCCCAGTGAGGGTGGACAGGGAGGAAACTGGTGGGCACCTATGGAAGAAGTCTTCCACAATGGTCACCCAGCAACACAATATAAAGAAACTTAGCTGTACAAGTCAGATAAATAGAAATTGACCAAATGCCACTTGGTTGCAGCTTAGTACCTATAAGATAGACTTTGTGTGTTAATATCTTGTTATTAAAATGAAGGCAGCATCTAGAAGTAAAAAgttatagggatacgggattttgGGGGGAAAAATTAACCGGATACAGGAGAGAAGAGATTCCAGGATACCAAGCATGAAACTTGTCATTTtgtaaaacaataaaataggTTTGTTGGTCAAAATTAAAGGCACAAAAAGTGAAAACTATACTATCAAATGCAATTATTTGTATTTCCTCATCAAATATTCACAACATCAACCAACATCAGCCCCTCCTGAGAACGTGTTAgagaaacccccccccccccccccccccaccaccaCCTTGCAGAGGGCACAATggcatcatcagaagtgactgATCTTTTAAGGATACAAACCAAAGGAATTAACGGGATATTtaggccaaaaattaatgggatatGGGATActaaaaccatacccttcacagtgGCACATACCTaacccatatatggcagtacccagtcaccccccccccccccccccttccttccagggccggacgtttcgtccggttgtttaccatttcacgTCCGGTAGTTACACGCTACAAGTGATTTACAAATTAGTTGTtggctttttttcagtttctttttggaCTTGGGTTTCTCACAAGGCAATCACGCACTATAAATCCTTCCAACTAACAAAAAGTCACATTGCTATATTTTGGTTAATGACCATTCTGTCTTCTGAAATCAAGTAAAaccatgatcctcgcagttgtgaatgcaattttttcaattgcgtaaaagaagcctgaaaaattcaggacttcaacgagatttgaacccgtgaccgcGAGATACCGGTGCGagcatagctttacttgatttcatatccgcagttcatatatatgatccatttcatatatcatttcatcgttaaaaattaattattcgGACAATCCCTCATCCGCAAACATCATTAGCCGTAACACCAGCCGCTAGAAAGGGTTTTGCGCTTCCACACATCGTGGATACATGTGCATGCGACAAGTCCCTAATCATGTAAGACATGGAAGTCTGAAACCCGGTTTACACAGAacttgcggaatgcgctacctgattttcaATGTTACagtgagtttactggttttaaaagagaatccagggtcgcattttgtacagcaacttttctttttaattaatactgtatatctttaaatattaggTATAGAGgatacatggccgcgcggagatacgaaatttctcttcgagtgttgaagaCTATTTCACGAGTAAGCGCAGTGAACGAGTGAAATTATACGGTATCAgaaaagcagcgaagggccaactgcgtccaaaagcgatcgcacgggccgaaatcgcgccacgtctggaggtactgcatttttctctctagTTCaagcattccgtcagcgcatgcgtaaatcttCTGGCTGGTTTTtagcagcaattgacatttcaattGATGCTACAGGCATaaaaacgtaacgtaagaacagtgcgtgtctggtcttctctaTGAGAAACTGTAGTTTGTTATCTCTGTATAGCAACAATTAACTTTGAAAATTGTTATGaggcaataataattattattcttcattcaaaatatttccccgtttctgactggttaaaaccacacgcataattcaccataaccataGGAAACAGAATTTTGTACTTTTTTACACCCTTCTGAGGAAGTTTAttcaataaagaaaaaaattattgtccAATTATGAAATCTAGTCTAAGACAATTAGCAGCTTGTGTCATCCCCATCTCGAGCACGagttcaataaaaaattatttttcattctcGTTAAAAATGATGAAGGCATAATTTGTTCTTCCAGGATAAGGAATAACTGTGCTAAAGGCAGTCCTGAACTATTAAATAGCTATTAAGCCATCGAGCCATTAAGTTCTGATTGAGGAGGAATTTGAACAACGGCCATTTTACGTTGCGACGTGGTTTCTGATATCCACCAGCAAAATACAAGCATGCAACGATACACACATTTTTGCTGTCTTTTTTATATTAGCTCTGTTTTTTGCCTCTTCCTTTCATGCCTTAGATGAGAAACGCATCAGATTTTCTCTCACTGCAGGCTATACTTAGAATGAGGAAAATGACCGTATATATCTTGTTCTTGCAGCTTCGTAACTTCCTTACTAGAGATACATTCTGGCCTTTGGCTTTGCAATATAGTTTCTAGATCACGGGGATCATGTTGTCCAAGCTGCATGTCGTCTGTACTTGAGAGAAACAAAAGTATTGCATCTAGAATCCAAATACGAGCTGTTCTCTCCGCGGTGCTGTTCTCACCAAGAAGGAGATTGTACTCTTCTATGAAGAAGGACGGCATGTCACCAGATTCAATG
This genomic interval carries:
- the LOC137978650 gene encoding L-rhamnose mutarotase-like, producing the protein MASNPKIAMRLGSVIKLKPEMYERYKELHAAVWPKVLKRIYDSNIRNYTIYYDKHHHLLFSHMEYIGDDLESDMAAIGKDPVTKEWWKECEPCQESLEWTGPPPSEGGQGGNWWAPMEEVFHNGHPATQYKET